In the genome of Perca flavescens isolate YP-PL-M2 chromosome 21, PFLA_1.0, whole genome shotgun sequence, the window TATCTGCgataattatatttttgataatgTTTTATATATCAGCAGAACGGTCTTCAAATATTCAATCTCTCAGTTCTATGGCTTGTGAACAACAACAGTAACTCTGATTTAGATCAGTTTCTGGACCATGCAACGTCCTTAAAATACAGAAGACGGAGTTCACTGTAACTGCTTGCTGTCTGAAAGCACCTTTATAGATCAAATAACCAGAAGAATCTCTGAACTTCACAGCTCCTAACCCTATGTGGGTGCACtgctttttaaatcatttttccGGGACCATTACACTAATTATACTTTCTACAGGCAGCTTAATAATTCTACAATAACTGTGGAAAAACCGCCTCATACCAATTGTGTCCATGGTTGACTGTCTAGTCAATATCTAATCTtaattaaaactcaaacaatggGCCTCATGCAAAACCGTTTTCTTATTCTCATCCAAAATCTTTTTTGTTTAAGGTTTGTCACGTTCACCAAACATTCCTAACTGAACAAACGTGTTGTAAATCGCTAGTTTCACCCTCCTGTGATTTGATCATTTGCATAATCCTTGCCCTCCATGTTGCTATATAAGGCTACCGGTTCCATTCAGCTTGGTAAGATTTTTGGGAATTAAACTTTGCCCCAAAGAATTAAGAGAAGAATTTTATATTGCAGAGCTCCAGGATCTGTCAGGAATCAGCAGATGAAAACCGAACAAGTTTAGCAGTGTCTCAGCTCAGTTTAACAAATGTTTTATCATGATACAATATTTTATCGACTCTTATGACGGTACAATATTTAGtgatatcacaaagtctgccacaATACAATGTCGATTTTGATTCAGGGGCCTGCAACCGATCCAAGACAATACATAAGCCCATTTAACAAAatcttatatatatttacaaaaggtaactaaaatatgatttgactAGGGCTGCAAAGGGCGAAATCTTTCCGGTAAATTGCCGGAAACTTTCCATGAAAAGTTAAGTTGGGGagttttggaaacattccaatttggaaactttcatgggaATGAATGGGAATTTATAAGAATTAACTGAAAATGTTGGGTAATTCATACAAACTCCATCTtatacaaacatataaacattttttttgtaataagcAGACAGGCTGAGTATTGTTAATAAAAGGAATCACTCCCTTTTCTTTATAATAACTTTGAAGATATTTGTTATGGAAGTCCAGGACAGACAATCTGTGCAGTGGGTGTGGCCTCAACAGACCTGCAGTAGGCTAAGTAGTAGCCCAAACAATTAACCTTTAGCTTAACATATGAATGCTGCCTTTGATTTACTATGGTTAAAGTTATATGCTTGCTAAACTAACCATCAGCGCTGTCTATTGTTTCCAGCCTATCAAGAACAagtgggctatacaattaacacacataGGTTAATAGCAATGGGTTATGTATTACACCCCCCCTTTGAACTTTGCTTGTACTTGCTTGTCGCAACAAGTTATCTTAAAGTACTCGTACGTGCCACTGGAGAACAAATTTGTGGTTCTTCCACGAGGCCCATTGACTGACACATTGctataacttaaaaaaataaaaaataacataccTTGGAATCAACATTTACCATTATCATGGCTCCTAGCGGCCCTCCTCTAAGGCTGAGAGGCATTAATGCCTCATAGCGGCACATCTCCTCCAGTAGGGGGCGTATCTGGAAGAAATCCACCTCTCTGCGCAGCAACGCCAGCTCTGAAAAGCCATCCGGCAGGTCCAGGGAGCTGGAGCGCAGGTAGTTcagaatgtacctgaacacTTTACCGTCACGGTCTATGAAAACATTCCCTCGGTTATCTCTAAGTACGGGGATTTGTCCCGTGAACATGGCACCAAGCATCGAGTCACGGCAGCGGGTCAGAGTGTCCAGGGTCGTAGTGTAAATTTCTCCACCGACGTTCAATGACACCGGGTCCTGGAGAGAGTTCCTGTTGCTGTTGTCGTCCTGTGAGTTGAGGTTCAGCATCTTGGAGGCAAAGCCTGTGAAACTTTCTCTGAAGTTGTTATTGGGAGGACAAGGATCCTTCTGCTCTGCTCTGGAATGCTGAGGACTGAGGGGCTGTGGAAGTTCCAAGTGCTTCTTTTGTTTCCAAGAAAGACTTGTTTTCCTTTGACAGTAAGCAAGCCACAGTAGTAGTAGCCAGGATACGGCCAAGTTAGGAAAGATGCGAGGAACTTTGCCAAGTCCTTTTCCAAAGCTGAAGATTTATAAAACCAAAGTTTCAAACATGTACAAGGCTGCTGCTCTTTTCCTTCTCATTGTTGTCAAGCAAACATATCATCCTTATAAATGCAGGCGTTTCCCGAGATTTTTCTGCAGTTTATTTGACATCTTTGTTGATGTATCTCCAGTAGGATTCTGAGTGGTGTCAGCTAACAGCAGGCCTACAGTTGGACTGTGTTAAAGCAGAAAGACAGCAGGGCCACAGTGACCAGACCGGCATGCTAATAACTGGACACTTCTGGCTCCGCAAGCTCGCTTttattccacacacacacacacacacacacacacacacacacacacacacacacacacacacacacacacacacacacacacacacacacacacacacacacacacacacacacacacacacacacacacgagctgTCTCAGCTAGACACGGGGGACTGGGCTATTAGTCTGAAATGCACCCCTTAAAGTGACAGGCAGAACACTGAGCTGCGCTTTTATCCCCCtgagaacaaatgaacaatgtcCACAGACAACTTTTCATTACAAATACCCTTCGGAATGCAAAGATTTTCCAGGAAACAGAATcatgaaaaacagaaaagggtAATTTCCCAACTAAATGGCAGCAAAAGTGTCTGtattatgttttatgtaataAAGCTGAATAAATAAGAAGTCCAttactactacaactacaaaCATGATGATATTAAATATGATTTGTgaggtaaaaaacaacaacaaagggatatactgtatgagaggaaaGGTTTCAAAGACTTTGAAGCTCATGTGCTTTCACAGTCTGAAGTTTTAATTTCATCAACGAAATGTCTGACGAAAAACATTTGTCcaccttttcacattttttacaacaaaacaggattaaaactttaaaagtaTCCTTTGAAAATAGAGAGCTATGATGAAATGTATTACACTTTTCGccaactaaaaaaaactaaactataaTGTGAAAGACGGCCAAATGTAAGGAACTAATTACGGTTTCAATGCAAAGTCTTATTCAACAACCGGCATGCATCTGCAGAACAATCCGCTGAGGATTAGACAAGAAGCCGCAACAAGACAGCGGAGACAAACTACGGAAACAGGCAGCACTCTGACATTTACAGTATAAttataatgtttgtttttttatcagaaGAAATGAGTAAGTTCCAGGATGAAACTCATGCCACCATTGGCACATGGCTCAACCAATGGCACACTACCAATAAGTGTGCAAGAGTTTTTGGGAAATGTTCAAATCTGTACGCCAAATGACATCTTTCACAGCCATTGGCAGGAGCACAGCatgttatttatgttgtttCATTGACTTATTTCCCCATCCACATTCTGTAAAGATCCACCTTACTTTACCTCTAATTGGCTAGTTCGTGTTGTTTTCTTCAATGCACGGTGGATGATGGCaggcttaaagctatagtgcgtagtttctgtccccccatgaggaattctaagtaatgacaacaaaaccgatacaagccttccatgatcgcgcaccacccccacccctcctccacacagttgcttgtaaccaaggaggacacggaggattaaaaaaacatgatggacctttgagaagaggtcattatcttcactcgagtttatGCGTGGGAAAGTCGCCGGATGCCACAACCTTCcgaacatagtcctactgagaaatccagagagagttgtgtggagctgatagtcttaatcagctttgtagcaactcatatggcaatggcttaaatgtaacggacgttcattaatatcaaaaagttatgtactaaagctttaatgccGATATGACACACTGATTAAATAGAACATCTAAAATGACACTTAGGTTCTTAAAAGGTTGCCAATCCTTGCTCTAGATGTTCACCAAAGAAATATCCCTACGTTATCCAATGTTCTGGTGTCTGCTGCCAAGCTAAACCCAGACAGTGAAAAGTATTTCAGTGAACAAGTGAGTGAATCAGCTTCTCAATGATTTGATGCTCTGCAGCGGAGAGAATAGGTAGCTGCggtaatgctaatgctaatgctaggTGTGCAGGAACGACGGCGGTTCTGTTCAAACAGGCTGGGTTTATAATGATCAGTCAGTCTGTTGGATCACTTGCATCAAAGACATTACTGACCAACATCACCTCAAAAGTCCTCTCTCAACATGGTTTAATAACTCGAAACAAATCAAGCTGAATCTTGAATCTACTGGCAGCTAACTTGCGATCTAACAAGATGTAGAAGAGGCAACTTTGGTTAAGTGAAGGTGTATTACTTTCTATTTTGGtgaaagctagctagctagctagtttccTTCCTggaacattgttttttacaacTGAATACATATAGATGGAGTTTACTCCTAGTAAGACAGCAAACATTTGTACCTTCAATAGtgcgtttacatgcagtttGATAACCCGATTATATTCGGGTTAAGGTAATACCCCGATATCTCAAACGCCATGTAAACGCCATTCATGCCACTGGTtaaagataataaaataataatcatcataataatcataataatgcTTTTCCACGCTGTGACATCTTAAGTTTATAAATTTTACTTATTTAGTGGCCAGTCGGCTGGCTAATTAGCTAGCTTGCCTGCTAAATAGCTCTTTGGCATAGGTCAACTGGAAGAAAAAAGCCTTATTCTGAACAGATGTGTGTTGGCAGAGCGCCATCTACTGTACAGGAGGGTAGAGTTACTCCGTCATTCTTTCCACTCTTCTCCGCACACGTATACCGACAGAACTGGCAAACCCGGCTGTGATTTTCTTTAACAGAATATCTGTTTGCATTTACCAGCTTtatttcaactttatttgttgTTGATAATCCTGataatttacatacagtacatgaaggaaggtatgtgtgtgtgtgtgtgtgtgttttaacctgTATATGGAGTATAGTCCTGTCAATAGCATGGGCCTGTAGCAAAGTCACGGTGCATCCACCGAATCCTCCACCGGTCATCCGGCTGCCAAACACCCCCTCCACCTCCATGGCTGCACACACCAGCTCATCCAGCTCCCTGCAGCTCACCTCATACAAGTCTCTGAAACACGGACATCAAGTTGTTTCTAAACAATGTTTctattcatttttcattgcaattacaattttaaaacaACCATCACCCTCGTTTTCCAAATGAGAGCTATAATTCCTTTTTGCCTGAAGTATagcaaaatcaaaatcaatacatttatattctgggggtttcagattcagatttgtTGGATACAGCAGCAGCAAAATCATCTTAGGGTCAAGTGGAATGTTCACAAGCAAGATGAATATAGTTTTATTGATCACCTCCTTCCagaatgttttaatgttgtcaCACTCCCAGACACAGTGCATAGATGTTACTTTAGCCTCattgcatttaaaaacaaaggTCAGTTATATTACGGTTGTATTGCAATTTAACAGGAGATGTGTATGTCTGCATCAGCCAATTAGAGGAACATCAAGTTACCCCAGTCTGTCCTAAATAGTGACTCAGGGTTAAACAGATATTATACTACAGacgaggattagggccacaaaaaatgtatttgagtcctgagtttaaagtcagaatcctgacaataaagtcagaattctgacttcattttattttaagtaaaaagtgggaattctgactttaatctcagaactCAATAGCTTCCTTAACTGTACCTGAGGGAGTTGTGGCTCTCCACCATTAACTTGCCAAACTCTTTGTAGGCTCCTCTCTTCAGGGCCTCCGCAGCTCGGACAGTTCTTTCTATCTCCTCAATCACATGACGAGCTCTTCGACAGGTTACATCATCCAGTCGGTCCCTTGCCTCTGAAAGGATAGGGAAGGTCAAAACGTGGCGCTACTTCAGTTTTCAATGGGCTTAAATAGTATCGAATGTTAGAGCttctgaaattaaaatgaagAGAGACTGTGTCAGTGGGGGGTCCCGGGCCTTGTTCATAAGGCTGATTaacctgttttcaaagtttctatataaaaaatatcGTTACATATGGGTTAATAACATGGATAGTTCCATTCACGAAAACAGTCTGTGAATATGCATCAACATacgttcctctgatcttaactattagtcaaaataatttataatttctAGGTTTTTATAAATacgttttttataaaaaagtgtaaaactagcgGTAAttagttggaatgaagttggctagaaagatgtaacacagaattgggtgatCATTTATACTTAAACTTATGCTTTCTAGTCAGGCAAAACAGACCAGGTCAATTTCGACCATGGTTTgttgggaagacaacacgagagTTAAACAAGCACCGGTATCTCTCATACATCATTGCTGATTTCTAccaaaggcaaggcaaggcaacgcagctttatttgtatggcacatttcagcaacagggcaattcaaagtgctttacataaaacattaaagagcagttagaagacaattaaaaacaaattaaaaacattaaaagacaagaataaaattgatagtgcagtacaagaataaaagttacagtgcagtataagaaattaaagttaataaaatagattgtGTAGGTGTAatctgtgtttaaaaataaataaatgaatccgTTCTGATCCCCATGAACCCTGTGGTGTTTTAATTAGCTGCTAGGTCTGAACGATGAATCTCGTTCAAAGCCCACATGGTAATAGAACATGATTTTCAAATCGCAAAAGCTGCGAATAAAAGAAGAAACGTTTGATTATTTAATGCTACACAATCAACCAGAGGGTCAGAAACACCTGGCCCCGGGGGCTTCACGTGCACACACGCTGTCCTAAGCGAATGAGAGTAGTTGAAGAATGCCACGCGCAAGCATCCATTAAGGGTTCATTTGTTTTCAACCTGGTCACTATTTTCCTGCTATTCCTCTATTACCcgctttaaaaaataattaaaactaaactgaatttaaaaacaaaaagtcaaaacgaaataaaaataaaacaataatgaaaaatgcaaaactataataaccttgatATAGACTAGATTATATGTGATATATCTTGGAGAATggattattttaacccagccctacTAGAGGCTAAAGCGGATTTTCTGgctacatctaaaaaaaaaaaaaaaaaaagtttttaatgaGGTCTTCATCATCACTGATCACTGGGACAGAACAAGCCGTACGAAACACAAGACAAGACAGGCAGGAGAAAGAAAGGTCAAGACAGGATTACATCAATGGGATGgataataaaatcaaatatacTTCCCACCCTCCAAATCCTTCATGGTGGCATCTCTGAGACTGTCCTTCCCCAGGATGGAGGCGGCCTCCTCACACTGTCTGCGTCTCATGGGGTACTCACTGCCAGTCAGAGAGTGTTTCACATTTGAGTTGGTAATGAGAATGACCAGGCCTGGATCTGCCAGAGGGACAGGGGTGGCCTCCAGAGACCTGAGGCAAACCACAAAGAAGCACATGATTGACAACGTAGGATGTAAATCAGGGTTTTTCCTTGATCAGAATGGGCCATTCTGGGGGGACTTTGCACGGCAGTAAGCATGATCGGTGGTcggttaccttatttgacagaagtCTGTGCATTTACCTGTTActtctgacaatttgataaacaaaaatgtacatcATGCTTGAAATCGCAATTTGAATGAATGCTATTAGCCAATCGTGAAGATtaatcaaatgtgaatatttagttaaatgtttggtgtaacatttggtttcatattatttattcctctttttattattacatgtACTGCTTTTTCAtgagataaatgctggaataatgtcaaatatcacagattgtttacagaaatgtcctattttcagtggatctttcatttattttttattcctttatttAACATGACGTAGAAGGTAATGATGCTGCTGTACATCAGAAAGGTCAGTTTACAGGAATGTATTGATATTTGTTATgggaattgttttttattattattattattattattatatctttagtttctgtgataaatgttctgtgtttgactgttcaatgttccatgcttattgaaagacaacacttattGCTGGCAATTCATATATATGTTCTCATCCTAGTATAAGAATATAGAGCAGTTTATGATGatgtctcatgttataatgctccatgacatgtttAATCTGTTACacactttttaaataatcacaAACTGAATTGAAACCCAATATCTGGCAGTAAAATGCAAATCGTTTAGCCCTATAAATATGAAGAAGTTCCTCAGCCTTTGCTTTGTTAAGCCAAACAAAGAAGAGACAAAACAGTCCTCTCGATGTTACCAAAGACTGTTGGATTAATCTACTCTCATTGGATGTTTACACTACCTGCAGTCAATGAGCAAAGCGTGGCCCTCCCTGCCGAGAACAGACACAAACTGATCCATAATGCCACAGGGTACACCAGCATGAGTGTGTTCTGCCTTCTGACAGGCCACTGCTTTGGATACCTTGTCTCCGTCATCTGAAAGATGAAGAAAGATGAAGAGTAAATACCAAAAATCCAGGTTCGTGCTATAACTGATGATCGAACAGAAGagttataaaaacaaagtgcTTTAGGCTCTAATTAAGCAGCATCATGTTATCACTAATTCATGTTGATCCACTGCCTCCTTGACCTTTTCTTGAAAATCACTGGATGTCATCTATAGACGTTGGAAGTAGGGTTGCATCAAACTTTttaatatatatctatatatcttgtctatatctatatatatatatatatatatggacttTTATGGCCAAAAACAATCTGGGGGGGGGGATGCCATTAATCGaatgtgcaatatttagttgaatgtttggtggaACAGTTGGtttaacattatttattcatttttttaaattattatactCACTGTTTTTATaggataaatgctggaataatgttacatatcactTATTGCTGGAAATTCATATCTATGTTCCCCCGCATAAAGATATAGAGCAGTTTGGATGGTGTCCTGTTTTATGatgctccatgacatgttttatttgttacacagtgaatattaacatttaaaaaaaaaattacaaatcgCAAATGGAATCGTAAttgcaatatctggcagaaaaacgcaatttgatttttttctgttcagcCCTAGCACAGACCCACAAGTATATTTACAGCACCCCCTCCCAACGTCCTAGACGTCATCTATCTCTAATATAATGAAGATTCCTTACAGAATATTAGAGTCGGTGTGTAATCAGATTCTGACCTGGCTGGAGTTGCTGCAGGAATGTATAGAAAGCCACCTCCAGAGAGGCAGAGCTAGACAGACCTCCTCCCAGGGGGACACTGCTGGCTATCACCGCCCTGAAACCTGGGACAGGAGGAGCTGAAGCACACAGGATACAGACACAGTACACGTTGAATAAATATCCTGTGGTGACCAACCGAGGCAGAATAATAggggtgggagaaaaaaaaatcttatatatcaagattattttttgcaAAGCTTTTAAAAATCGATTCTTTTTCCCCagaatttacagtatttattttttacaaatgatTGACCTAAATATTCGctgtttatacggtaccgcTGGCGACTTCATCATATGAAACGGAGCGAAAGCAGTTATGTAtttctttacaaattaaataaatgtcagactgaagttccacttccgggattgctccattgtcGCTGGAAATGCtgccggatgtccttcttttcggcaggatatccgtccccttcctctttgtttgtgttggcgttctaacctccggtggatttgtgaggactatggttaactgctcctcagatctctgcaggataaatccagacagctagctagactatctgtccaatcagttttctctcgcacaactaaacctacttttgaacatacacacgttccaccaaaactagttctttgccgaggctattttgcagaggcactgtggctccgtccggagcttagcactaCCCAagacgattttgattggtttaaagaaatggcaataaaccagagcatgtttttctcccatcccagaatgctgtgtggactagccagaccctcttccgcagcactgtagaggaaggtctggcattggTGAGAGTCATTTACAGCCATGTCTGACACCTGTCAGCTAGCTTTAGCCTAGGTAAGTTAGGTTCAGTGTTCTGCATtaagtgaaaaataataatactgacCCTAAGAGCCCAATTAAATCCCGTATTTGCATAATACCATAATACCATGTCATTTGGAATATGAGCAccttagtagtagtagtagtagtagtagtagtagtagtagtagtaattgtCCTTTGGCTCATCATTGACGTAAGTTTTATCAGAATTATTGGCCTCGTTCTAGTTGACAAATTCAGTGTTTTCCCTTCCatgatggtccaaaatgatgttaaCATGCAAAGTTAACACAGTagaataacgtttaaaaaaagaaatacattaaaaGGGGGCCAGGTACCCCTAAagctctgatcctagaatcgcccctgattATAATACCTAAAAACATAAATCTAATCTATCATAAAATAGCTATGGATACAGTCATATTTCATTGTTTACCCCTGTAATGCTGTATAACACCCTTCACATAGTTTGCCCAGCTGGGTAACCCTGGAGACAGCGCTGATCCATAACTGGGCAGGCTGAAGTCCACCCTCCGAGGCTCATCAGCATCCTCTGTTGCTGTTACCACGGTAACATCCTGGCCAGAGGTTTGACTCCCTACCACCACAGTCACCAGGGGCAGTGCCTGGCTcaccaaacacaaaacacatgcagcTGGGTGGTTATACTTTCCCTCTTTGTCAGAGAGGAAATAAACAACAGGAAGTATAATGTTTCCTGCTTATCCTTGATATGTGGAACTATAGTCCATGTTCCAATCTTCAGCTTCTGCTCTTGTttaaaaggtgcactatgagttcctgcatggtttcagcgtgATTTAGTTTTTGTCTCAAAGCGTaagcatctctccttgatccgctagctgcctgccccctgaacacaccatgaaaaagcccggtctcaggagacaacacaggggtcgtaaacgtcaaacaaacactaggggcacaggctgtgcaccaaaatacaccAAACCActttccagccaatcaccgacaagatggttgggggagggggtgggggttagtgacaggTAGTCAGTTAagtttgttttacagtaaccaCAGCCGAGCTGGCGCGTGCATATGTGACGTCATGAAATCTCTGTGagtatttatacctgcgctggtggtcgcgacactagttgcagtcttctccggAACAGCGGTGGCGTTAATGAGCAAAGGTTAtcgacgttgctctttctacggactagaagaagaagaaaaaggtaaacaacggcagaactggcagcagcattgccgtcagtgcttcgatttgattcactgacctacttcgtcggctCAAGCCTTTCagtcaccataaaagaactcatcttaacccagtaagtttacaagagagacttgcagtcactctgagagtcctggtaTCCGTTTGTCGGCGTACTCATTcaggcttcctgtttccgctttgtcgtgcgccactgaaaaaaaaaaaaagagccgtgcgcgaccTCGGCTCGCGCGCCATAAATCGGACGCGCCGGCCAGATATTACCTCATTTTGACGTCTAGTATATAACGGCtgttagtcatgacagttacggaaacatagggggaggggcgagcttgctctgttttgtttggaatTTACTTGGAACATCAAttgaccatgcaggaactcatagtgcacctttaagtcgACATGCAAGTGACCCACCAAATGTACGGAAGacgattagggccacatgtgaacattttatttgagttctgagtttaaagtcagaattctgagtaTAAAGTTGGACTTTTAGAGTTCTGagttttttggtttgtttattaaGTCAAAAACAATTGGTTGCATCCGAAATCGCATACtctgcactacatactcaaCACGTATACTATTGTACGACGTActtttgtgtaaataaaatagTACAGTAGTGTGTATATTTTCGGACGCACTAAGCTGTCATTTTCAATGTCACTTCCTGAGAGCCTACTTGCCGTTGAAGACAcgtaaccatggtaacccctGCCAACCTCCGCTGTAGCAGCATCACCAGATTACGCTTAAATTACTGAAAGATGTGAATTACTAGACCAACAGTCATTAaatatgtagaaatgtaaattagagcGTTATTGATGTTACAGAGCTGCCTcggtttctgtctgtttgtctgttatgAACGTTATCTTTACGatcgcattgcattgtgggatatgtaAGCCGACGTAGTGTGTTCAGTattgcatactgtaatattttaccgGAAATAGTATGCAAATCACATACTATTGGTTTACTAAGGTTTCGGACATACTAAAATAATCTCACATACTGTTTTAGCCTACTAAATAGCATGCTAGTGTGGAATTTCAAAGTCTGACTTTAagctcagaattctgactttaaaaggtgctgtaggtagggtTGTGAAGATTCtctgaattctgactttaaactctgaACTCTAccttttttcacatgtggccctaatcctctacCAAACAGGAGATGAAATCTTAATATTTTAAACTACGgcttacgtgcagtttagtgtcccaaattattttccaaaaactgagtgtcccaaatgatgagggtcttatCTGAGacaggttaaggttagggttagggttagggtagcacaggtggtttagcaggttcataattaattaaggacattgtatggggaatttgggacactaaactgcacttATACCATAAACTACTATGCTGTTGTTAATACAATATTACAGAGCAGGCCAGTCAGGGAGTTGTTGCTGGGTGCTCTGCAAGCATGCTGAACATTTGAAAGTCTTTAacaccagtggtgtagtctagttTACTGT includes:
- the galk1 gene encoding galactokinase, with product MATSCPSVAELVAAARGLYVQVFGKEAPRVAVCAPGRVNLIGEHTDYNQGFVLPMALPLVTVVVGSQTSGQDVTVVTATEDADEPRRVDFSLPSYGSALSPGLPSWANYVKGVIQHYRAPPVPGFRAVIASSVPLGGGLSSSASLEVAFYTFLQQLQPDDGDKVSKAVACQKAEHTHAGVPCGIMDQFVSVLGREGHALLIDCRSLEATPVPLADPGLVILITNSNVKHSLTGSEYPMRRRQCEEAASILGKDSLRDATMKDLEEARDRLDDVTCRRARHVIEEIERTVRAAEALKRGAYKEFGKLMVESHNSLRDLYEVSCRELDELVCAAMEVEGVFGSRMTGGGFGGCTVTLLQAHAIDRTILHIQERYSGTPTFYVTTPSEGARALSLP